The sequence TTGCGTTTCAGGGCATTCATATATCTATTTTTCTGGTGAGGGAATTGGTATGTCGGCAAGTAGGTAAAGCTTCCTTCGGAATCAATTTGGCTCATGGGGTTAACGTTCTAGTGGCGTGTGAAAATTATCTGTAGCCACTGCATCGATGCAGTGAGCCGTGGTTGGCTAGAAGCTCCTCGGGCCGTGTAACCGGATGCTCTCAGttgttggatgctcactgtACTTCACTGCTCACTACAGACAATTTGAACCCAATCCTTTCTACATAAATAATATATGGGAGACTGTGTTGTATAGAATAATATCTTTCTTGTGTctgtctctcttctcctttttatgaataatatatctACTATTTATTATGAGAGAATAGAGATAAACACATGGAGATGCTAGCATGCATTGAGTAATGAGACAAGTAACTCAATCTTCAATACATATTGGATAAACGGGGACATGTTAAGTGCTCAAATTACATAAGTATAGTATATATGTCTATGTCAGAATCTAGTCATAGGCTAATTTGCAATCCACTATGACTTTCTTGTAGGTCAAATGTTTTAAAAGAAGTCTGGAAATTTAATTCTATTTAAAAGACATCTATAAAAACAATTCTCCATGCAAACTTGAGATAAAACACTAAATTTGATTAGATTAAATTACAATTTATTAAAGAGCAAACAATCACTTTGTATGATACAAATATGTCTAGTATTAATGAACAACTAAGCACTTCACATGATAGAAAATATTAGTTTGTATTAGAAACTTTCAACAGTATTGTTGTTGGAAATTAACATTTTTGCTATAAAATATGGGTAAGATCAAGAGAACATTTGTTGATTTACTGTAAGGGACACTAAATTAACGGGCCAATGGAAAGGCACAAGAGAAAATATTTAGCACACGTCAAGGGGGATAACACAGTCTTTCCATACCTTGCACAACCTAAGTGTTTTTTGCACCAGGCTGACAATTTGGTAGGAGACGCATGGGAGAGAGGGCAACAAAGGATGATAGGAATTTTTTTCACtaagaaggggaagaaagacAAACACATGCTGAACACACTGCTAACGTGCCaacttttttccaaaatagataattgtaataattatttaaaagaaaaaagttagGTATATGCCACCGATATACCATATATTAGCACCATTGtgtctatttttctcttcctctgtctAAAATGACTCTTATATCTTTCCTCAATAATACGCCATCAAATGCGTCCATTAGAATTATCCACTATTTTAGCTGACACAAGCGGTATacttaactctctctctctctctctctctctctctctctctctcgatctctcgAAATGGTGTAAGAACATTCCTTCCCTTGCCCCACAAAACAAGGGTCTCCGGCGCAAGACAGCAGAAGCCTATGGTCGTTGGGCCATTCCCCTTTTTCCTATTGGCCCTTGGGcatcctttttatttattacttttaaTTATTTAGGTAAAGCATCGGATTCTTCCCTCAGCTATCTGCCTCTCACCCTCTTTACAATAAaaacaagaaatcaaaattaataaagaggaaaaggaagaaaaaacaaatctaaCCTGCAAAACTTCACTTGTTTTTGTGATCCAATTCTCATGTTGTTTGTTGTCGAATGGTGGGCCATAGTATTTTTAAAGTAAGGAAATTTAATATGAAATTTATTATATGATTTACATTTTATTGTTATTGATCTTTTGTAATGATTAATGCGACTATGATAGGAAGACACCAATAATCTGAAGCTTTTCACAGGAATTTCGATGAAGAGAAAAAGgcgaagaatgaaagaaaattagAGATGGGTTTCTCTAAAGACAATATGGTTGGATTTCTTTTGGCTCTTAGTTCTAGTGCGTTTATAGGGGCAAGCTTTATAATTAAGAAGAAAGGTCTGAGACGAGCAGCTGCTGCTTCTGGTGTCCGAGCTGGTGAGATTTGGTTCTATTTTGGattaaattttagaatttattctctggatttttctgattttcCCTTGGTGGGTTTCTTTGGTTGTGTTGTTTTCGTAGGAGTTGGTGGGTTTTCTTATCTGTTGGAACCTCTGTGGTGGGCAGGGATGATCACAAGTAAGTTTATGGGATAACAGTTCTCTGATGCTTATTATCAGATTTGGATTCCTTTTTTGGTTAACGATGCCGTCTTTGTATCGGTTTTAATTTGTTCAAACTTTGAGTTTGAAAATTTAGTTTCTCTTAGTCTAGCTAGATTCAGAATCAGGATAATTTAATTTAGAGatgaaaaacccccaaatttatATCTGGGTCTTCTTTCAGTCGCTTAAAGAATTTTCTCTTTGAGTCCAATTTGTGGGTCTCATTTGTATTCTTCATTGACTGGAGTATTCAATACTCAAGAGAACAAATTGTCGTTCAACATGGGCTTTGGTCTCACTGACTGTCTATAACATCATCCTGGTCTCTCACTTGTTGTATGGTATTATCTGCTTTAGTGATCGTGGGAGAGGTCGCAAATTTTGTGGCATATGCATTTGCCCCAGCAGTTCTTGTTACCCCTCTTGGTGCCTTAAGTATTATTGTCAGGTaaattactcttcttcttgTGTTGAAATTCTTACAGGGTTTACTTAATATTTTCATTGTACAATTTTAGAGCATATTATTGATAGTAATATTCTGTGATTTACTGGATGGGATGGTGTAGTGCTGTGTTGGCTCACTTTTTATTGAAGGAAAAGTTACACAAATTGGGGATCTTGGGCTGTGTAATGTGCATTTCTGGTTCAGTCATAATTGTCATCCATGCACCCCAGGAGCGTGCAATCACTTCTGTTCAGGAAATATGGAATTTGGCAACACAAACATGTGAGAGATGATCACTTTCTTGTCaatttcttcattcttctttgatatATTGTTGAAAAAATAACATTTGTTTTCATGTTTCAGCTTTTCTACTTTATGTGGCATCAGTCATTGTGTTGGTTTTCATTCTAGTCTTCCATTTCGTGCCACTATATGGGCATACAAATGTGCTAGTTTTTACAGGCATTTGTTCTTTGATGGGCTCCCTTTCGGTAAATTATTTCACTTACTCCTATTTTTCTAGTTTCTCCTAACTAAGATTAGACAACTTtgtcctccctcctccctcccaacccccaagaaaaagaaaaaaagaagaagaagataaagaaggaGCTGCCTCCAAATTTTCTTAGAAACATAGTTTTGATGAAATTGCTGTTGTTAAATCACACCTTCAAAGACAATGAATCCTCTATTCAAATTGCCATCGGTTTTAGAAGAATCCTTGTGACTCATCAATCTATGATTTGGTTGATTCTTGCTATTTTTAAAGATCACAACCGAGTCCCTGATTAATTTTCTCCAGTTGAAATGTGTCATACTCTCATGAAAAAAgacttcttttgggtttttttttttggctcttttttctctttgttcttttcccttcttgaaCTTCACTTCTCAAAGGGTTGTAGAAAccctttttgtttccttttcccTACAAgcaatatttaatttttctaaggGTTGTAGCTATCTTATAA comes from Macadamia integrifolia cultivar HAES 741 unplaced genomic scaffold, SCU_Mint_v3 scaffold2125, whole genome shotgun sequence and encodes:
- the LOC122065816 gene encoding probable magnesium transporter NIPA3 isoform X2, which translates into the protein MGFSKDNMVGFLLALSSSAFIGASFIIKKKGLRRAAAASGVRAGVGGFSYLLEPLWWAGMITMIVGEVANFVAYAFAPAVLVTPLGALSIIVSAVLAHFLLKEKLHKLGILGCVMCISGSVIIVIHAPQERAITSVQEIWNLATQTSFLLYVASVIVLVFILVFHFVPLYGHTNVLVFTGICSLMGSLSVMSVKALGTSLKLTFEGVNQLIYPETWFFMLVVLTCVITQMNYLNKALDTFNTAVVSPIYYVMFTSLTILASVIMFKDWDGQSGENILSEICGFIVVLSGTILLHVTKDYERSPSFRGNCTPLSPSLSTRLCSGNGELLKHDEEYVPPEEVCLRRQDLY
- the LOC122065816 gene encoding probable magnesium transporter NIPA6 isoform X3, with product MLFVVEWWAIVFLKNFDEEKKAKNERKLEMGFSKDNMVGFLLALSSSAFIGASFIIKKKGLRRAAAASGVRAGVGGFSYLLEPLWWAGMITMIVGEVANFVAYAFAPAVLVTPLGALSIIVSAVLAHFLLKEKLHKLGILGCVMCISGSVIIVIHAPQERAITSVQEIWNLATQTSFLLYVASVIVLVFILVFHFVPLYGHTNVLVFTGICSLMGSLSVMSVKALGTSLKLTFEGVNQLIYPETWFFMLVVLTCVITQMNYLNKDWDGQSGENILSEICGFIVVLSGTILLHVTKDYERSPSFRGNCTPLSPSLSTRLCSGNGELLKHDEEYVPPEEVCLRRQDLY
- the LOC122065816 gene encoding probable magnesium transporter NIPA6 isoform X1 yields the protein MLFVVEWWAIVFLKNFDEEKKAKNERKLEMGFSKDNMVGFLLALSSSAFIGASFIIKKKGLRRAAAASGVRAGVGGFSYLLEPLWWAGMITMIVGEVANFVAYAFAPAVLVTPLGALSIIVSAVLAHFLLKEKLHKLGILGCVMCISGSVIIVIHAPQERAITSVQEIWNLATQTSFLLYVASVIVLVFILVFHFVPLYGHTNVLVFTGICSLMGSLSVMSVKALGTSLKLTFEGVNQLIYPETWFFMLVVLTCVITQMNYLNKALDTFNTAVVSPIYYVMFTSLTILASVIMFKDWDGQSGENILSEICGFIVVLSGTILLHVTKDYERSPSFRGNCTPLSPSLSTRLCSGNGELLKHDEEYVPPEEVCLRRQDLY
- the LOC122065816 gene encoding probable magnesium transporter NIPA3 isoform X4, producing MLFVVEWWAIVFLKNFDEEKKAKNERKLEMGFSKDNMVGFLLALSSSAFIGASFIIKKKGLRRAAAASGVRAGVGGFSYLLEPLWWAGMITMIVGEVANFVAYAFAPAVLVTPLGALSIIVSAVLAHFLLKEKLHKLGILGCVMCISGSVIIVIHAPQERAITSVQEIWNLATQTSFLLYVASVIVLVFILVFHFVPLYGHTNVLVFTGICSLMGSLSVMSVKALGTSLKLTFEGVNQLIYPETWFFMLVVLTCVITQMNYLNKCVSYILRCYSPPQFFPTVSWGFFLASHRLPGSSNAHDLKLCIIKD